Proteins encoded by one window of Archaeoglobus veneficus SNP6:
- a CDS encoding sodium/proline symporter, translating to MNMSVLIGFVVYLAVLMYIGWWASRYTKTEDQYFVGGRRVRVIAAALSDKASDFSGWLMLGYPGQAFKSGLGAFWAAIGCLFGTLADYVLIGPRLRIYTGKFRAITVPDYLEARLKDDTKLIRILGAIIILIFMTAYVSAQFAAGGKALAQAFGIDVNTAILVTAIIVTAYVLTGGFFAVVWTDVIQALFMLATLIIVPILALASVGGLDRATEIMASVDPNHLHPFGGAAGFAAVVFAIGYASWIVGYLGQPHIVTRYMSVEDPRKLRRPGIFISGIWTIIVLWGAFFAGFLGFALVEGGIVQVEDPERIIPAIALELMPSWLAGFVIAGILAAIMSTADSQLLVASSAISRDLYHKVLGKELGKKQMVNIGRLVVIALAIVALYYAMSGNKIVYAMVATAWGGLAVGFGPILTLSLWWKRVTKEAGIAGMAYGLISEVILESSIYGWSFHPDAPGIFGSIGAALNGVPVFFVNFFVTLLVIVVVSLVTKPPEDIVKLHGEIFRKVPVSAMEARSRSQVENVAEFARAKGLA from the coding sequence GTGAATATGAGCGTTCTGATTGGATTTGTGGTATATCTAGCAGTCCTCATGTACATTGGCTGGTGGGCAAGCAGGTACACGAAAACAGAAGACCAGTATTTCGTAGGTGGCAGAAGGGTTCGGGTCATTGCTGCTGCTTTGAGTGACAAGGCAAGTGACTTCAGCGGCTGGTTAATGCTCGGTTATCCCGGCCAGGCCTTTAAGTCAGGACTTGGCGCATTCTGGGCAGCGATAGGATGTCTATTCGGAACCCTCGCCGACTACGTTCTGATTGGGCCAAGGCTCAGGATCTACACAGGAAAGTTCAGAGCCATAACTGTCCCAGATTACTTGGAAGCGAGACTCAAGGATGACACGAAGCTCATCAGAATTCTTGGAGCGATAATCATCCTGATCTTCATGACGGCATACGTCTCCGCCCAGTTTGCTGCCGGAGGCAAGGCTCTGGCACAGGCGTTTGGCATAGACGTCAATACAGCGATTCTGGTAACGGCCATCATCGTAACGGCCTACGTTCTGACTGGTGGATTCTTTGCTGTTGTTTGGACTGATGTGATTCAGGCTCTGTTCATGCTTGCCACATTGATAATAGTTCCGATTCTTGCGCTGGCAAGTGTTGGTGGTCTGGACAGAGCTACGGAGATCATGGCGAGCGTGGATCCGAATCACCTGCATCCCTTCGGTGGCGCTGCTGGTTTCGCTGCCGTGGTCTTTGCGATAGGCTACGCGTCGTGGATCGTCGGCTACCTCGGCCAGCCACACATAGTGACGAGGTATATGAGCGTCGAAGATCCGAGAAAGCTCAGAAGGCCTGGAATATTCATCAGCGGCATATGGACGATCATCGTTCTGTGGGGCGCATTCTTCGCAGGTTTCCTTGGCTTTGCGCTGGTAGAAGGTGGAATCGTCCAGGTTGAAGACCCAGAACGAATCATTCCGGCAATTGCGCTCGAACTCATGCCATCGTGGCTGGCAGGCTTCGTTATAGCAGGTATTCTGGCGGCGATAATGTCTACCGCTGATTCACAGCTCCTCGTAGCATCTTCTGCTATCTCGAGGGATCTGTACCATAAAGTTCTCGGAAAAGAGCTCGGAAAGAAGCAGATGGTCAACATTGGCAGGCTTGTGGTTATAGCTCTCGCAATAGTGGCTCTCTACTATGCGATGAGCGGAAACAAGATAGTTTACGCAATGGTCGCCACCGCCTGGGGAGGTCTGGCAGTTGGCTTCGGGCCGATTCTGACGCTCAGCCTGTGGTGGAAGAGGGTTACGAAGGAAGCTGGAATTGCAGGAATGGCCTACGGCCTGATTTCGGAGGTCATCTTAGAGTCATCGATATACGGGTGGTCTTTCCACCCCGACGCTCCAGGAATCTTTGGTTCAATAGGAGCAGCACTGAACGGAGTTCCCGTGTTCTTCGTGAACTTCTTCGTAACCCTGCTCGTCATTGTCGTTGTCAGCTTGGTTACGAAGCCTCCAGAGGACATCGTTAAACTGCACGGAGAGATATTCAGGAAGGTTCCGGTTAGTGCGATGGAAGCGAGGAGCAGGAGCCAGGTGGAGAACGTTGCAGAGTTCGCCAGAGCAAAGGGGCTTGCTTAA
- a CDS encoding CRISPR-associated helicase/endonuclease Cas3, with protein MKVCMAKFNPNDFLECHVNDALNVMKSIKTAFPWISEIRKNFWELLFYSILLHDLGKCSVGFQRAGAKGEIWGYRHEILSTAFTQFLDCVEEERNLIALAILTHHRYLNDLPVPTKAEEFVWMSYLERVDELLENSDYVEEVFMPKIPYWEIYVFGKTIGKFKLSDDWKKGIKEYNFDGLLNWYDRNWEKYKEELIFLKGLLNACDHLSSAGENSVRLLPFIAEVIAFRIPREEWRPLQKQANQIKGNLLLRAPTGYGKTESALLWADANSHSTKRGVSNRIFYVLPYKASINAMYDRMLEYFKSPELVGVLHSSSSYYLYASNFEYKRLSSLYQKIFTPLKVTTPFQIMKAFFGVGFFEMTLSELKNALLIFDEIHAYEPNILGIILAMLEILKEHKTKALIMSATLPDFIEELFIELLNPEKLKIPSEDADRFTRHRVKIVKGNIEENLQSFAEKFKERNLTPALIACNTVDRAIEVYKRLKSLGYRVMLLHSRFTYGNREELERKLRRDLDGYDFVVATQVVEVSLDISFQTILTEPAPLDALIQRFGRVNRQGWKEKRIADVYVLTDGSEKDENVYKPYDVVRESIKILKNLDGQELKESLIPNLVSEAYSKIKSQLVKEIEEHRLTALELFEDLQPLKKTESEHQFYRMFQGLEVVPVRFADKAVRLIKSGRGIEVHRYLVPLPYWKFYALQDKFGEIFWYDRDHRIIIANLKYSHETGLMDEVCNEIGII; from the coding sequence ATGAAGGTCTGCATGGCAAAGTTTAACCCCAACGATTTTCTCGAATGCCATGTCAATGATGCTCTTAATGTGATGAAGAGTATAAAAACTGCATTTCCGTGGATTTCTGAAATACGCAAAAATTTCTGGGAGCTTCTTTTTTACTCCATTCTTTTGCATGATCTTGGCAAGTGTTCAGTTGGTTTTCAGAGAGCTGGAGCAAAAGGAGAAATCTGGGGATACAGACATGAGATCCTTTCAACAGCATTTACACAGTTTTTGGATTGTGTCGAGGAAGAAAGAAATTTGATTGCTCTTGCAATTTTGACCCACCACAGATACTTGAATGACCTTCCGGTACCAACTAAAGCCGAAGAATTCGTATGGATGAGCTATCTTGAGAGAGTTGATGAACTCCTTGAAAATTCTGACTATGTTGAAGAAGTTTTCATGCCAAAAATCCCATACTGGGAGATCTATGTTTTTGGCAAGACTATCGGAAAGTTTAAGCTCTCTGATGACTGGAAAAAGGGAATTAAGGAATATAATTTCGATGGACTGCTAAATTGGTATGATCGAAATTGGGAAAAATACAAAGAAGAGCTAATTTTTCTCAAAGGGTTGCTGAATGCATGTGATCATCTGTCATCTGCAGGTGAGAACTCAGTAAGACTTCTTCCATTTATAGCCGAGGTTATTGCGTTCAGAATTCCAAGAGAAGAGTGGAGACCTTTGCAGAAACAGGCAAATCAAATTAAAGGAAATCTCCTTCTCAGGGCACCCACTGGATATGGGAAGACTGAGAGTGCTCTTTTGTGGGCAGACGCTAATAGTCATTCAACCAAAAGAGGAGTTTCCAACAGAATTTTCTATGTTTTACCGTATAAGGCAAGCATTAATGCAATGTATGACAGAATGCTGGAATATTTTAAAAGTCCGGAGTTAGTTGGTGTTTTACATAGTTCATCATCCTACTATCTCTACGCTTCAAATTTTGAATATAAGCGCCTCTCAAGTCTCTATCAAAAAATATTCACACCCTTAAAAGTAACAACGCCATTCCAGATAATGAAGGCATTTTTCGGTGTTGGGTTCTTCGAAATGACGCTAAGTGAGCTGAAAAATGCTTTGCTAATCTTTGATGAGATACATGCCTATGAACCGAATATTCTGGGAATAATTCTTGCAATGCTGGAGATACTTAAAGAACACAAAACGAAAGCTTTGATCATGTCTGCAACTCTGCCGGACTTCATTGAGGAGCTTTTTATTGAATTGCTGAATCCAGAGAAGCTAAAAATTCCAAGCGAGGATGCTGATCGCTTCACAAGACATCGCGTTAAAATTGTTAAGGGAAATATTGAGGAGAACCTTCAAAGCTTTGCAGAGAAATTTAAAGAGAGAAATCTTACACCTGCATTAATTGCATGCAATACTGTCGATAGGGCGATTGAGGTTTATAAACGACTTAAAAGCCTTGGTTATCGCGTTATGCTTCTTCACAGCCGGTTTACCTACGGAAATAGGGAGGAGCTTGAGAGAAAATTGAGGAGAGATTTGGACGGTTATGATTTCGTTGTTGCAACACAGGTTGTTGAAGTATCACTAGACATAAGCTTTCAGACAATTCTGACAGAACCCGCACCTCTTGATGCTCTTATTCAGCGATTTGGAAGAGTAAACCGACAGGGATGGAAAGAAAAGAGAATAGCTGATGTCTACGTTTTAACTGACGGTTCTGAGAAAGATGAGAACGTTTACAAACCATATGATGTTGTAAGAGAGAGTATCAAAATCTTAAAGAACTTAGATGGGCAGGAACTCAAGGAATCGCTTATCCCCAACCTTGTAAGTGAGGCCTACTCCAAAATAAAGAGCCAACTTGTCAAAGAAATAGAAGAGCACAGACTCACTGCTCTCGAACTTTTTGAAGATCTGCAACCACTTAAAAAGACTGAAAGTGAACACCAGTTTTACAGAATGTTTCAGGGTTTGGAAGTTGTCCCAGTAAGATTTGCAGATAAGGCCGTTAGATTAATTAAAAGCGGAAGAGGAATTGAGGTTCACCGATACTTGGTCCCGCTCCCTTACTGGAAGTTTTATGCCTTGCAGGATAAATTTGGAGAGATCTTCTGGTATGATAGGGATCACAGAATAATTATTGCAAATCTCAAGTACAGTCATGAAACTGGGCTTATGGATGAAGTTTGTAATGAGATAGGGATAATTTAA
- the argJ gene encoding bifunctional ornithine acetyltransferase/N-acetylglutamate synthase, with translation MEIKRIDAGITDVDGVYCCGIKEGKYGLGIVKCKGKVAGVFTLNKLKAAPVIVTMEHIKGGEIEGIIVNSGNANAFTGEQGIKNAKRMAEMLAERLGVDASKIAVASTGVIGVQLDMGWIETTFESIFPSLNSSRDAAHSFAKAIVTTDAFTKEYAVKAGDVIIAGVAKGAGMIAPNMATMLAFIFTDADFESHELQEMLKNAVDVSFNVTVVDGDTSTNDMVLLVATGKKKVDRDVFQQGLNEVCINLAKMIAMDGEGASKLIEVYVRGAKSKEDAFKAARSVVSSTLVKTAVFGNDPNWGRIIAALGYSGADVDDCITLVLEGEAGSVKLLDRGEIMNTRQKAKEIMRNSKEIKFVIDLHKGSEEGYAIGCDLTHDYVNLNAKYTT, from the coding sequence ATGGAAATTAAAAGAATCGATGCAGGAATTACTGACGTTGATGGTGTTTACTGCTGTGGAATCAAGGAGGGTAAATATGGCCTTGGCATTGTGAAGTGTAAGGGAAAAGTTGCAGGGGTTTTCACTCTCAATAAGCTGAAAGCCGCTCCAGTCATTGTGACAATGGAGCATATAAAGGGCGGAGAAATAGAGGGTATCATCGTAAACAGCGGAAATGCCAATGCCTTCACCGGCGAGCAGGGAATAAAAAATGCAAAAAGGATGGCCGAAATGCTCGCCGAGAGGCTGGGAGTAGATGCGAGCAAGATAGCCGTAGCCTCCACGGGCGTCATCGGAGTTCAGCTTGATATGGGCTGGATAGAGACGACCTTCGAATCCATTTTCCCGAGCCTTAACTCGAGTAGAGATGCAGCTCACAGCTTCGCAAAGGCAATAGTGACGACGGATGCCTTTACAAAGGAGTACGCAGTTAAAGCAGGTGATGTGATTATTGCAGGAGTTGCGAAGGGGGCAGGGATGATAGCCCCAAACATGGCCACCATGCTCGCGTTCATTTTTACTGATGCGGACTTCGAGAGTCATGAATTGCAGGAAATGCTGAAAAATGCAGTTGATGTATCCTTCAATGTAACGGTGGTTGACGGAGACACGTCAACGAACGACATGGTTCTGCTTGTTGCAACTGGCAAGAAGAAGGTGGACAGAGATGTTTTCCAGCAGGGACTCAACGAGGTTTGCATCAACCTCGCGAAGATGATTGCAATGGATGGCGAGGGTGCGTCAAAGCTGATTGAGGTTTATGTCAGGGGAGCTAAAAGCAAAGAAGATGCGTTCAAAGCTGCGAGAAGTGTCGTCTCATCTACACTCGTTAAGACTGCCGTTTTTGGCAACGACCCCAACTGGGGCAGAATCATTGCCGCTCTCGGCTACTCCGGAGCGGACGTCGACGACTGCATAACGCTCGTTCTCGAGGGAGAAGCGGGCTCTGTCAAGCTTCTTGACAGAGGAGAAATCATGAACACGAGGCAGAAAGCCAAGGAAATAATGAGAAACAGCAAGGAAATCAAGTTTGTAATTGACCTTCACAAGGGTAGCGAGGAGGGTTACGCAATCGGCTGCGACCTGACACACGACTATGTAAACCTGAACGCAAAGTACACGACCTGA
- the cas5b gene encoding type I-B CRISPR-associated protein Cas5b: protein MIRVKIKSWTASFRYPTFQSGYQPTLPVPPLSTIQGILSAARGEIASFSEIPFVGYVFKSEGKGVDLERIYALGKTETDVIRREVLFDNTLHLYLPDEWEKYFRKPKFQLLLGRSSDIATVEKIEKIELKERANVPVGGTIVPIASGLPGLVHALPVEFDYSTTPRRAKIVKPFTILPFPRNLAQRKRQTYNGKLPYDPEIDIGVWLYEGLHGKV from the coding sequence ATGATACGAGTAAAAATAAAAAGCTGGACTGCAAGCTTTAGATATCCCACATTCCAGTCAGGCTATCAGCCCACCTTACCAGTCCCTCCGCTCTCGACAATTCAGGGCATATTGTCAGCGGCAAGAGGCGAAATAGCGTCTTTCAGCGAAATTCCATTCGTTGGATATGTCTTCAAGAGTGAGGGTAAAGGAGTAGATCTTGAAAGAATCTATGCCTTGGGGAAAACTGAAACTGATGTAATAAGGCGAGAGGTGTTGTTCGACAACACCCTTCATCTTTACCTGCCTGACGAATGGGAAAAATACTTCAGAAAGCCGAAATTTCAATTGTTGCTTGGACGTTCAAGCGACATAGCCACAGTAGAAAAGATAGAGAAGATCGAGCTTAAAGAAAGGGCGAATGTTCCTGTTGGAGGAACTATTGTTCCAATAGCTTCAGGTTTGCCGGGTTTGGTTCATGCACTTCCAGTGGAATTTGATTACTCAACGACACCAAGAAGAGCAAAAATAGTAAAACCATTTACTATTCTGCCTTTTCCCAGAAATTTAGCTCAAAGAAAGCGACAAACATACAATGGTAAGCTTCCTTACGACCCCGAAATAGACATCGGAGTATGGCTCTATGAAGGTCTGCATGGCAAAGTTTAA